The nucleotide sequence CGCCAACACGCTCGCCAAGCTGCTCATGGACTTCGCCGAAGCGATCCGCCCGGTCCCCCAGAAACTCGGCGGACCCGAAGCCAAACACTTTTTGGATCACATTGAGGTGGAGCGGTTGCGCCAGTTCCACGAGCCCCGGGGCAAGGTCACGACCGACCACATCGGCCACGCCTACGTTCGCGCGCAGTCCTGCGACGCCACGAACCAAACCCGGTTCTACTGGCTCACCCTGACGCGCGACGAACTCAAGGGCACGACCCGGAACAGTTTGTGGGAGAACTGCTACCTCTTCCACAACGGGGATCTCACCCTGGACAGTTGCACCTGGTCACTGGTCGTGTGCGACGGCAACATCGACTTCGTCAATGCCGTCGACGGGGGGTACTCGACGATTATTGCGCGAGAATCGATTCGGAGCCAGAAAGGGCTCGGGTGTACGAGTTCTACGTTCTACGCGCAGGGCGATATCGTGGCGAAAGGGACCAATTCCCACAATGGCCTACTGCTCGCGGGCGGGAAGGTTGATGTGCCAATTGCTAAGGTCAACGGTGGGAACAAACAAACTATTGAGAAAGGGGGCGTAAAGGAGAACCCGTTCGGGTTGCGGTTCTTCGAGACCGCGGACCTCGGTGCCGAGGCCGCCCTCAAGGGTCAGGCGCTGACGATCGCCAAACTCACGCCCGGGTCGCCGCTTACCAAGTACGACATCCGGGAGG is from Gemmata palustris and encodes:
- a CDS encoding PDZ domain-containing protein, coding for MAVPAPLPGVPQDSKAPRTAVTLEAPPRELAGALAELKGADAQKRLEASRALAQLPDAEPYIRHYRTTDAGKDNTRASESLALIDAERAKRNMKRVPQWAKAGRYDLLVDTAIHLPEPDDANTLAKLLMDFAEAIRPVPQKLGGPEAKHFLDHIEVERLRQFHEPRGKVTTDHIGHAYVRAQSCDATNQTRFYWLTLTRDELKGTTRNSLWENCYLFHNGDLTLDSCTWSLVVCDGNIDFVNAVDGGYSTIIARESIRSQKGLGCTSSTFYAQGDIVAKGTNSHNGLLLAGGKVDVPIAKVNGGNKQTIEKGGVKENPFGLRFFETADLGAEAALKGQALTIAKLTPGSPLTKYDIREGDVVTRVNDKVIKTANDFRRELRYSVALEAGIFHITRGNEKINRIVYFKNGLEK